The Pantoea nemavictus genome includes a region encoding these proteins:
- a CDS encoding methyl-accepting chemotaxis protein — protein sequence MFKRMRIVTAIMMILVVFTAMQAISGSLFLSSLITGQHNFTTSNQLSHQQRELADGWQTLVKTRVIINRVAIRILKKQTDDASLAAINKLLISANASLDEAKQHYDLYKSMPRLPGQSADSASVVDAKFIAFTELLQQSAAFLKANDYAAYGNLDAQQAQDDLEAAYKQWREQNVQLLAERSAQNDSTYQQMLVMVAVMVVVVVLMLVAVWMLVRRILLAPMKQVQQQMERFADGDLSASLQVEGRSEMALIAASLNHMQQSLLSTINNVRDSADAIFGSASEIATGNNDLSSRTEQQAASLEETAASMEELTATVKQNADNARQATQLAKTASETADKGGNVVDGVVKTMRDIADSSKKIADITSVIDGIAFQTNILALNAAVEAARAGEQGRGFAVVAGEVRNLAQRSAQAAKEIKLLIENSVQRVNVGSQQVSSAGDTMQEIVSAVTRVTDIMGEIASASDEQSRGIDQIGQAVNEMDRVTQQNATLVQESANASASLEQQASSLSSAVARFKTGTRQAIVPVAKMVKPAIASTRAQPVAAHSNDHWETF from the coding sequence ATGTTTAAACGAATGAGAATTGTGACCGCCATCATGATGATTTTGGTGGTATTCACCGCGATGCAGGCGATTTCAGGATCGCTGTTCTTGTCATCACTGATTACCGGTCAGCATAATTTCACCACCAGCAATCAGCTATCGCATCAGCAGCGTGAGCTAGCCGACGGCTGGCAAACGCTGGTTAAAACCCGCGTTATCATTAACCGAGTCGCGATTCGCATTCTGAAAAAGCAGACCGATGACGCGTCACTTGCCGCCATCAATAAACTACTGATTAGCGCTAACGCGTCCCTTGATGAAGCAAAGCAGCATTACGATCTCTACAAAAGCATGCCGCGTCTGCCGGGACAAAGCGCTGACTCAGCCAGCGTGGTTGATGCGAAATTCATCGCCTTCACCGAATTGCTGCAGCAGTCGGCGGCATTCCTCAAAGCCAATGATTACGCTGCGTATGGCAACCTGGATGCACAACAGGCGCAGGACGATCTTGAAGCGGCTTACAAACAGTGGCGCGAGCAGAACGTCCAGCTGCTGGCGGAACGCAGTGCGCAGAACGACAGCACCTATCAGCAGATGCTGGTAATGGTAGCCGTGATGGTGGTGGTTGTCGTGCTGATGCTGGTTGCCGTGTGGATGCTGGTACGCCGTATTCTGCTCGCCCCGATGAAACAGGTGCAGCAGCAGATGGAGCGCTTCGCCGACGGCGATCTCTCCGCCAGCCTGCAGGTCGAGGGCCGTAGCGAAATGGCCTTGATTGCCGCCAGCCTCAATCACATGCAGCAGTCGCTGCTCAGCACCATCAACAATGTGCGTGATAGTGCGGATGCCATATTCGGCAGCGCCAGCGAAATTGCCACCGGCAATAACGATCTCTCCTCGCGTACCGAGCAACAAGCGGCTTCGCTGGAAGAGACGGCGGCAAGCATGGAAGAGTTAACCGCGACGGTGAAACAGAATGCCGATAACGCGCGTCAGGCCACGCAGCTGGCGAAAACCGCCTCCGAAACCGCGGATAAAGGTGGCAACGTGGTGGATGGCGTGGTGAAAACCATGCGCGACATCGCCGACAGTTCGAAAAAAATCGCCGACATCACCAGCGTAATTGATGGCATTGCGTTCCAGACCAACATCCTTGCGCTCAACGCGGCGGTCGAAGCCGCGCGCGCCGGTGAACAGGGCCGCGGCTTTGCCGTGGTGGCAGGTGAAGTACGCAACCTGGCACAGCGTAGCGCCCAAGCCGCTAAAGAGATCAAACTGCTGATTGAGAATTCAGTGCAACGCGTGAACGTCGGCTCGCAGCAGGTAAGCAGTGCTGGCGACACCATGCAGGAGATCGTCAGCGCGGTGACCCGCGTCACCGATATCATGGGCGAGATCGCTTCGGCCTCAGATGAGCAGAGCCGCGGCATCGATCAAATTGGCCAGGCGGTGAACGAGATGGATCGCGTGACGCAGCAGAACGCCACGCTGGTGCAGGAATCCGCTAACGCTTCAGCATCGCTGGAACAGCAGGCAAGCAGCCTCTCTTCAGCGGTGGCGCGTTTTAAAACCGGCACCCGCCAGGCGATCGTGCCGGTGGCGAAAATGGTGAAGCCGGCGATAGCATCCACCCGCGCACAGCCTGTTGCCGCGCACAGTAATGACCACTGGGAAACGTTCTGA
- a CDS encoding DUF4385 domain-containing protein, whose protein sequence is MKAFNYEQDFKHIDFRRQPELYQVGRGEQGVLMVEPYKSEILPHWRFRTVALAQQSSQQIMQLFEEYRAQDDFVGMDMARKYIQMGYTRARRYSNHQGGRKYDAAGNELPRTTEKEKAAAAAVFKACWDKLRADTDYLARKRAHQQKYG, encoded by the coding sequence ATGAAAGCGTTTAATTATGAGCAGGATTTCAAGCACATCGATTTTCGTCGGCAGCCAGAGTTATATCAGGTTGGACGTGGCGAACAGGGCGTGCTGATGGTCGAACCTTACAAAAGTGAGATTTTGCCACACTGGCGCTTTCGCACCGTAGCGCTGGCGCAGCAATCTTCGCAGCAGATTATGCAGCTGTTTGAGGAGTACCGCGCGCAGGATGACTTTGTTGGTATGGATATGGCGCGGAAATACATTCAGATGGGCTATACGCGCGCGCGGCGCTACAGCAATCATCAGGGTGGGCGTAAATATGACGCGGCGGGTAACGAACTGCCGCGTACCACAGAAAAAGAGAAGGCCGCTGCGGCGGCCGTTTTCAAAGCGTGCTGGGATAAACTGCGCGCCGATACTGACTATCTGGCACGCAAACGGGCGCACCAGCAGAAGTATGGTTAA
- the rimO gene encoding 30S ribosomal protein S12 methylthiotransferase RimO, with protein sequence MSHVKNPPRVGFVSLGCPKNLVDSERILTELRTEGYDVVPRYDDAEIVIVNTCGFIDSAVQESLEAIGEALNENGKVIVTGCLGAKVDQIREVHPKVLEITGPHSYEQVLSHVHTYVPKPEHNPFLSLVPEQGVKLTPRHYAYLKISEGCNHRCTFCIIPSMRGDLDSRPIGSVLDEAKRLVEAGVKELLVISQDTSAYGVDVKHRTGFWNGSPVKTSMVSLCEQLAKLGVWVRLHYVYPYPHVDDVIPLMAEGKILPYLDIPLQHASPRILKLMKRPGAVERTLERIKRWREICPELTLRSTFIVGFPGETEEDFQMLLDFLQEARLDRVGCFQYSPVEGATANQLPDQVPDEVKQDRFDRFMQLQQKISSERLQEKIGREVLVLIDEVDEEGAVGRSMADAPEIDGAVYLNGDRQVKVGDVVRVKVEHADEYDLWGTRV encoded by the coding sequence ATGAGCCATGTCAAAAATCCACCACGCGTGGGGTTCGTCTCCCTCGGCTGTCCGAAAAACCTCGTCGACTCTGAACGCATCCTGACGGAGCTGCGTACTGAAGGCTATGACGTGGTGCCACGCTACGATGATGCGGAGATCGTCATCGTTAACACCTGTGGATTTATTGATAGCGCCGTACAGGAATCCCTGGAAGCGATTGGTGAAGCGCTGAACGAGAACGGCAAAGTGATCGTCACCGGCTGCCTCGGTGCCAAAGTGGACCAGATCCGCGAAGTGCATCCGAAGGTACTGGAAATCACTGGCCCGCACAGTTACGAGCAGGTGTTGTCACACGTGCACACCTACGTGCCAAAGCCGGAACACAACCCGTTCCTCAGTCTGGTACCAGAGCAGGGTGTCAAACTGACGCCGCGCCATTACGCCTACCTGAAAATTTCCGAAGGCTGCAACCATCGCTGTACCTTCTGCATCATTCCTTCGATGCGTGGCGATCTTGATAGCCGCCCAATTGGTTCGGTGCTCGACGAAGCCAAACGTCTGGTCGAAGCCGGCGTCAAAGAGCTGCTGGTGATCTCGCAGGACACTTCCGCCTATGGCGTGGATGTAAAACACCGCACCGGTTTCTGGAACGGATCGCCGGTGAAAACCAGCATGGTTAGCCTGTGCGAGCAGCTGGCCAAACTCGGCGTCTGGGTGCGCCTGCACTATGTTTATCCGTATCCGCATGTGGACGATGTCATCCCACTGATGGCGGAAGGTAAGATTCTGCCGTACCTCGATATTCCACTGCAGCACGCCAGCCCGCGCATCCTTAAGCTGATGAAGCGTCCTGGCGCAGTGGAGCGTACGCTGGAGCGCATTAAGCGCTGGCGTGAAATCTGCCCGGAGCTGACGCTGCGCTCAACCTTTATTGTTGGCTTCCCAGGTGAAACCGAAGAAGATTTCCAGATGCTGCTCGACTTCCTGCAGGAAGCGCGCCTCGATCGCGTTGGCTGCTTCCAGTACAGCCCGGTGGAAGGTGCAACCGCTAACCAGCTGCCGGATCAGGTGCCGGACGAAGTGAAGCAGGACCGTTTCGACCGCTTTATGCAGCTACAGCAGAAGATCTCCAGCGAACGTCTGCAGGAGAAAATCGGCCGCGAAGTGCTGGTGCTGATTGATGAAGTGGATGAGGAAGGCGCGGTGGGCCGCAGCATGGCTGATGCCCCGGAAATCGACGGCGCGGTCTATCTGAATGGCGATCGTCAGGTAAAAGTCGGCGACGTGGTTCGCGTCAAAGTCGAGCACGCCGACGAATACGATCTGTGGGGCACGCGCGTTTAA
- a CDS encoding carbonic anhydrase: MQEIVKGFLNFQQNVFPERKDLFKSLASNQNPKALFISCSDSRLVPELVTQSEPGQLFVIRNAGNIVPPFGPEPGGVSATIEYAVVALGVTEIIICGHSNCGAMNAIASNADLETMPAVDHWLHYANAAKAVVEERNYDSVEKRLNEMVKENVIAQLHNIKTHPSVAVALRKGKVRLHGWVYDIESGGIIALTKGGESFISLSENPETCFE; encoded by the coding sequence ATGCAAGAGATCGTCAAAGGTTTTCTGAATTTTCAACAGAATGTGTTCCCGGAAAGGAAGGATCTTTTCAAAAGTTTGGCATCCAACCAAAATCCCAAAGCCCTGTTTATCTCCTGCTCAGACAGCCGTCTGGTGCCAGAGCTGGTGACGCAGTCAGAGCCTGGCCAGCTGTTCGTGATCCGTAACGCCGGTAACATTGTGCCGCCGTTTGGACCCGAGCCAGGTGGTGTGTCAGCGACCATTGAGTACGCGGTCGTCGCGCTGGGTGTGACCGAAATTATTATTTGCGGCCACTCCAACTGCGGTGCCATGAACGCCATTGCATCGAATGCCGATCTTGAAACCATGCCGGCGGTCGATCACTGGTTGCACTACGCCAACGCCGCTAAAGCGGTGGTGGAAGAGCGCAACTACGATAGCGTGGAGAAACGTCTCAATGAGATGGTGAAAGAGAACGTGATTGCGCAGCTGCACAATATCAAAACACACCCTTCCGTGGCGGTGGCGCTGCGTAAAGGCAAAGTTCGCCTGCACGGGTGGGTTTATGATATTGAGAGCGGCGGAATAATCGCTCTGACTAAAGGCGGTGAATCGTTCATTTCACTGTCGGAAAATCCGGAAACTTGCTTCGAGTAA
- a CDS encoding DUF3313 domain-containing protein: protein MRFSLSVPVLTLALLAAGCTSHVADKQQYSGFLGDYSQLQPEKSPSGKPTLRWVSPDYRDADYRGVVYTPVVYYPVPHPNARVSQQTLDEVRSYTDSQLKRAISERKPLVAQKGPQTLVVKTAITAVSAENKGMQFYEVVPVAAVVASTMAATGHRTQESALFLEVEAVDGQTGKPLIKVVRKAFGKPLPNSSTPITLNDLRPAIDEMVRDVVAFSTP from the coding sequence ATGCGATTTTCCCTTTCTGTTCCCGTCTTAACGCTGGCGCTGCTGGCGGCGGGCTGTACTTCTCATGTTGCCGACAAACAACAATATTCGGGCTTTCTTGGCGATTATAGTCAGTTACAACCGGAGAAATCACCGAGCGGCAAACCAACGCTACGCTGGGTATCTCCCGATTATCGCGATGCGGATTATCGCGGTGTGGTCTATACGCCAGTGGTCTATTATCCGGTGCCACATCCTAATGCACGTGTCAGTCAGCAAACACTGGACGAGGTGCGGAGCTATACCGATAGCCAGCTAAAACGCGCAATCTCTGAGCGCAAACCGCTGGTAGCACAAAAAGGTCCACAAACGTTGGTGGTGAAAACAGCCATTACTGCGGTGTCGGCCGAAAACAAAGGCATGCAATTCTATGAAGTTGTACCCGTCGCTGCGGTAGTCGCCAGCACCATGGCGGCCACCGGACATCGCACGCAAGAGAGTGCCTTGTTCCTCGAAGTGGAAGCGGTTGATGGACAGACCGGTAAGCCGCTGATCAAAGTGGTGCGTAAAGCCTTTGGCAAGCCGTTGCCAAATAGCAGCACGCCAATCACGCTTAACGATCTCCGTCCGGCGATTGATGAGATGGTGCGCGATGTAGTGGCGTTTTCCACACCGTAA
- a CDS encoding PQQ-dependent sugar dehydrogenase: MRLLPAALLFGALSCSSPLLAADVQVQVLQDKLDHPWSVAFLPDNQTLLITERSGQLRSWQPGKGLSQPIGGVPKVWANRQGGLLDVVLAPDFAQSRRVWLSYTTADASGRAGGVVGYGRLSDDNRQLSDFKVVLEQTPKLSGGANIGTRLAFDRQGFLYIAFGDNFASSSAQQLDKLSGKIVRLTQDGAIPADNPFVDRKGARAEIWSYGMRNPQGLALNPWTQQIWESEHGPRGGDEVNIPQKGKNYGWPLATHGIDYSGEKVPEAKGSAVDGTEQPLHYWKVSPAISGMAFYNSARFPQWKNSLFIGALKEKNLIRLQVNGEKVVEEQRLLDDRGERIRDVRQGPDGYLYVLTDEANGKLLKVGLAADASTPRG, translated from the coding sequence ATGCGATTACTGCCCGCCGCGCTTCTGTTTGGCGCCTTAAGCTGTTCCTCCCCGCTGCTCGCTGCCGATGTGCAGGTGCAGGTTTTGCAAGACAAGCTCGATCATCCGTGGTCGGTCGCATTTCTGCCCGACAATCAAACGCTGTTAATTACTGAACGATCCGGTCAGCTGCGCAGTTGGCAGCCGGGCAAAGGCTTGTCACAGCCGATTGGCGGCGTGCCGAAAGTGTGGGCCAATCGCCAGGGTGGCTTGCTGGACGTAGTGTTGGCGCCTGATTTCGCCCAAAGCCGTCGCGTGTGGCTGAGTTATACCACCGCCGATGCCAGTGGACGCGCTGGCGGCGTGGTGGGTTATGGGCGACTCAGTGACGATAATCGTCAATTGAGCGATTTTAAGGTGGTGCTGGAGCAAACGCCGAAGCTCTCGGGTGGCGCGAATATCGGCACGCGACTGGCGTTTGATCGTCAGGGTTTTCTCTATATCGCCTTCGGCGATAACTTCGCCAGCAGCAGCGCACAGCAGCTGGATAAACTTTCCGGTAAAATCGTGCGCCTGACCCAGGACGGCGCAATTCCCGCGGATAATCCGTTCGTTGACCGTAAAGGGGCTCGTGCTGAAATCTGGTCCTATGGCATGCGCAATCCGCAAGGTCTGGCGCTCAATCCGTGGACGCAGCAAATATGGGAAAGCGAACACGGTCCACGCGGCGGCGATGAGGTGAATATCCCGCAAAAGGGCAAAAACTATGGCTGGCCGCTGGCCACTCACGGCATTGATTACAGCGGTGAAAAGGTGCCGGAAGCCAAGGGCAGCGCCGTGGACGGCACGGAACAGCCGCTGCATTACTGGAAAGTCTCTCCTGCCATTAGCGGCATGGCGTTTTACAACAGCGCACGTTTCCCGCAGTGGAAAAACTCGCTGTTTATCGGCGCGCTGAAGGAGAAGAACCTCATTCGTTTACAGGTTAACGGCGAAAAAGTGGTGGAAGAGCAGCGGTTACTGGACGATCGTGGCGAGCGCATTCGCGATGTGCGCCAGGGACCGGATGGTTATCTGTATGTGTTGACCGATGAAGCCAATGGCAAGCTGCTGAAAGTGGGGCTGGCAGCTGACGCCAGCACCCCGCGCGGTTAA
- a CDS encoding HAD family hydrolase codes for MDLAIFDLDETLICEDSTSLWLRWLVSQGFAPEEIIQQEKILMDQYHTGTLSIEEYMNTTLAPLAGMATMTVEGWVRRFIHRDIMPRVFPAARARIEWHQQRGDTVMIITASGDHLAVPIAERLGVHGALAIGVEVVDERYSGQTYGTMTYREGKVTRLSDWKALQQEQHFERTWAYSDSMNDLPLLTHADHAWVVNPNPLLLQEAQQRGWEVCNWVR; via the coding sequence ATGGACTTAGCCATTTTCGATCTGGATGAAACCCTGATTTGTGAAGACAGCACCAGCCTGTGGCTACGCTGGCTGGTTTCACAGGGATTTGCCCCCGAAGAGATCATTCAGCAGGAGAAAATCCTGATGGATCAGTATCACACCGGTACGTTATCAATTGAAGAGTATATGAACACCACGCTGGCACCGTTAGCTGGCATGGCAACCATGACCGTCGAAGGCTGGGTACGCCGCTTTATCCATCGCGACATCATGCCGCGCGTCTTTCCTGCTGCGCGCGCGCGCATCGAGTGGCATCAGCAACGCGGCGATACGGTGATGATCATTACCGCCAGCGGCGACCATTTAGCCGTGCCGATTGCCGAACGTCTTGGCGTACACGGTGCGTTGGCGATTGGCGTGGAAGTGGTGGATGAACGCTACAGCGGCCAAACCTACGGCACCATGACCTATCGCGAAGGCAAAGTGACGCGCCTCAGTGACTGGAAAGCCTTACAGCAGGAGCAGCACTTCGAACGCACCTGGGCTTACAGTGATTCCATGAACGATTTGCCGCTGCTGACGCATGCCGATCATGCCTGGGTAGTGAATCCCAACCCGCTGCTGCTACAAGAGGCGCAGCAGCGCGGTTGGGAAGTGTGTAACTGGGTACGTTGA
- a CDS encoding serine hydrolase has protein sequence MRKNTFASVWRPLAASSLLLLFIPVTTQAEQAPAAPQIDAKAWILMDYNSGKVLAESNADQRLDPASLTKMMTSYVVGQALKSGKITNDDMVTIGQDAWATGNPKLRGSSLMFLKPGDRIPVSELNKGVVIQSGNDACIALADYVAGSQDSFIGLMNNYVKAFGLQNTHFMTVHGLDAEGQYSTARDMAIIGQRLISDVPEEYALNSEKEFTFNKIKQMNRNRLLWSSNLKVDGIKTGHTSGAGNNLVASATEGDMRLISVVLGAATDATRFRESEKLLTWGFRFYETVTPIKADKPFAQQRVWFGDRSQVNLGVAKDAAITVPKGQMKNLKASFTLNSPQLEAPLEKNQVVGTIDFQLDGKTIEQRPLVAMEAVPEGGFVGRIWDFVMMKFHGWFGKWFS, from the coding sequence ATGAGAAAAAACACCTTCGCTTCTGTCTGGCGGCCGCTGGCTGCTTCTTCACTATTACTGCTTTTTATTCCCGTCACCACGCAGGCTGAGCAGGCACCTGCAGCACCGCAAATTGATGCCAAAGCCTGGATCTTAATGGATTACAACAGCGGAAAAGTGCTGGCGGAATCCAATGCCGATCAGCGTCTCGATCCGGCAAGCCTGACCAAAATGATGACCAGCTATGTGGTCGGCCAGGCGTTGAAATCGGGCAAAATTACCAATGACGATATGGTGACCATCGGTCAGGATGCCTGGGCTACCGGCAATCCAAAACTGCGCGGTTCATCGCTAATGTTCCTTAAACCCGGCGACCGCATTCCGGTATCAGAACTGAATAAAGGCGTGGTGATTCAGTCCGGCAACGATGCGTGCATTGCGCTGGCCGATTATGTGGCGGGCAGTCAGGATTCGTTTATCGGCTTGATGAATAACTACGTCAAAGCCTTTGGTCTGCAAAATACTCACTTTATGACGGTGCACGGTCTGGATGCCGAAGGGCAGTACAGCACCGCGCGCGACATGGCGATTATCGGTCAACGTCTGATTAGCGATGTGCCGGAAGAGTACGCGCTTAACAGTGAAAAAGAGTTCACCTTCAACAAGATCAAGCAGATGAACCGCAACCGCCTACTTTGGAGCAGCAATCTGAAGGTGGATGGCATTAAAACAGGCCATACCTCTGGCGCGGGTAACAATCTGGTGGCATCGGCCACCGAAGGCGATATGCGTCTGATTTCGGTAGTGCTCGGTGCGGCGACTGATGCAACGCGCTTCCGTGAGAGCGAGAAGTTGCTGACGTGGGGTTTCCGCTTCTATGAAACGGTCACGCCGATTAAAGCTGACAAGCCGTTTGCCCAGCAGCGCGTGTGGTTTGGCGATCGCAGCCAGGTCAATCTTGGCGTGGCCAAAGACGCGGCGATTACCGTGCCGAAAGGGCAGATGAAAAATCTCAAGGCCAGCTTTACCCTAAACTCACCGCAGCTGGAAGCGCCGCTGGAGAAAAATCAGGTGGTCGGCACCATCGACTTCCAGCTGGATGGCAAAACCATTGAACAACGTCCGCTGGTGGCGATGGAAGCCGTGCCGGAAGGCGGCTTTGTTGGCCGGATCTGGGATTTCGTGATGATGAAATTCCACGGCTGGTTCGGGAAGTGGTTTAGTTAA
- the ybjG gene encoding undecaprenyl-diphosphate phosphatase, with protein MEALNHTLFLWINATQNSPQWLIGLATFIAKDVIAIVPLLIVALWLWGPRDQVQSQRELVLKTGMALLYALSISWCVGQLLPHPRPFAIGFGHQFLSHAPDDSYPSDHGTTIFTFALAFIFWHRMWSGVLLLVVGSAIAWSRVYLGVHWPLDMLGGFLVGMLGCLASHMAWQLYGQRMLAFTHQVYRALFAMPIKKGWIRE; from the coding sequence ATGGAAGCACTTAACCACACGCTTTTTTTATGGATCAACGCCACGCAGAATTCACCGCAATGGCTGATCGGTCTGGCGACGTTTATCGCCAAAGATGTGATTGCCATTGTGCCGCTGCTGATTGTCGCGCTCTGGTTGTGGGGACCGCGCGATCAGGTGCAATCACAGCGCGAACTGGTGCTAAAAACCGGCATGGCGCTGCTGTATGCATTGAGCATTTCATGGTGCGTGGGTCAGTTGCTGCCGCATCCACGCCCTTTCGCCATCGGTTTCGGCCATCAGTTCCTGTCGCATGCGCCAGACGACTCTTATCCGAGCGATCACGGCACCACCATTTTCACCTTTGCGCTGGCGTTTATCTTCTGGCACCGCATGTGGTCTGGCGTACTGTTGCTGGTCGTCGGTAGCGCCATTGCCTGGTCACGCGTCTACCTTGGCGTGCACTGGCCGTTGGATATGCTGGGCGGATTTTTGGTCGGCATGCTGGGTTGCCTGGCGTCACACATGGCATGGCAGCTTTATGGTCAGCGGATGCTGGCGTTCACCCATCAGGTGTATCGCGCGCTGTTCGCTATGCCGATTAAGAAGGGTTGGATTCGCGAGTGA
- a CDS encoding aspartate:alanine antiporter yields the protein MNINVAELLSGNDVLLLFVVLALGLCLGKLRLGSVQLGNSIGVLVVSLILGQQHFAINTDALSLGFMLFIFCVGVEAGPNFFSIFFRDGKNYFFLAIVMVVSALLIALTLGKLFGWDIGLTAGMLAGSMTSTPVLVGAGDTLRQSISDSHQLTLMQDNLSLGYALTYLVGLVSLIFGARYLPRLQHQDLPTCAQQIARERGLDADSQRKVFLPVIRAYRVGPELVEWSGGKNLRELGIHRQTGCYIERLRRNGILASPDGDAMLQLGDDISLVGYPDAHARLDPSFRNGKEVFDRDLLDMRIVTEEIVVKNHNAVNKRLSHLKLTDHGCFLNRVIRSQIEMPIDDSIMLNKGDVLQVSGEARRVKSLADRIGFIAIHSQITDLLAFCAFFIVGLMVGMITFQFSNFSFGIGNAAGLLFAGIMLGFMRANHPTFGYIPQGALTMVKEFGLMVFMAGVGLSAGSGLQHGFGSAGALMLLSGLLVSLLPVVICYLFGAYVLRMNRALLFGAIMGARTCAPAMEIISDTARSSIPALGYAGTYAIANVLLTLAGTLIVIIWPLLPF from the coding sequence GTGAACATTAACGTCGCAGAATTGTTAAGCGGAAATGACGTTCTGTTATTATTTGTCGTTTTAGCACTCGGACTTTGCTTGGGTAAATTACGCCTCGGCTCGGTCCAACTCGGTAATTCCATTGGTGTACTGGTAGTTTCGCTAATTTTAGGCCAACAGCATTTCGCTATTAATACTGACGCCTTAAGTCTTGGCTTTATGTTGTTTATTTTTTGTGTCGGCGTGGAAGCCGGGCCAAACTTTTTCTCAATCTTTTTCCGTGACGGTAAAAATTACTTCTTTTTGGCGATTGTTATGGTGGTTAGCGCGCTGTTAATCGCGTTGACGCTCGGCAAATTGTTCGGCTGGGATATTGGTTTAACCGCAGGCATGCTGGCAGGCTCAATGACCTCGACGCCGGTGTTAGTGGGCGCGGGTGATACGCTGCGGCAAAGCATCAGCGACAGTCATCAACTCACGCTGATGCAGGATAACCTTAGCCTCGGTTACGCCCTCACCTATCTGGTGGGATTAGTGAGCCTGATTTTTGGTGCGCGCTATCTGCCGCGCCTGCAGCATCAGGATCTGCCAACCTGCGCGCAGCAAATTGCTCGCGAGCGCGGCCTTGATGCCGATAGCCAGCGCAAAGTGTTTCTGCCGGTCATCCGCGCCTATCGCGTGGGTCCGGAACTGGTGGAGTGGAGCGGCGGCAAAAACCTGCGTGAGCTGGGCATTCATCGCCAGACCGGCTGCTATATTGAGCGGCTGCGCCGCAACGGTATTCTCGCCAGCCCGGATGGAGACGCCATGCTGCAGCTCGGCGACGATATCTCGCTGGTAGGCTATCCCGATGCGCATGCGCGCCTGGATCCCAGCTTCCGCAACGGCAAAGAAGTGTTCGATCGCGATCTGCTGGATATGCGCATCGTTACCGAAGAGATCGTGGTGAAAAACCACAACGCGGTTAACAAACGCCTGAGTCACCTCAAATTGACCGACCACGGTTGTTTTCTTAACCGCGTGATCCGCAGCCAGATTGAGATGCCGATTGATGACAGCATCATGCTAAACAAGGGTGATGTGCTGCAGGTGAGCGGCGAAGCGCGTCGCGTGAAGAGTTTGGCCGACCGCATTGGTTTTATCGCCATCCACAGCCAAATCACCGATCTCCTCGCCTTCTGCGCCTTCTTTATCGTCGGCCTGATGGTGGGCATGATCACCTTCCAGTTCAGCAACTTCAGCTTCGGCATCGGCAACGCCGCCGGATTGCTGTTCGCCGGCATTATGCTTGGCTTTATGCGGGCCAACCATCCCACGTTTGGCTACATCCCGCAGGGCGCGCTGACGATGGTGAAAGAGTTTGGCCTGATGGTGTTTATGGCCGGCGTCGGCCTGAGTGCGGGCAGCGGCTTGCAGCACGGTTTTGGCAGCGCAGGCGCATTGATGCTTCTGAGTGGCCTGCTGGTGAGTTTGCTGCCGGTGGTGATTTGCTATCTGTTTGGCGCCTATGTGCTGCGTATGAACCGCGCCCTGCTGTTTGGTGCCATCATGGGGGCACGCACCTGTGCGCCGGCAATGGAGATCATCAGCGATACCGCGCGCAGCAGCATTCCCGCGCTGGGTTATGCCGGCACCTACGCGATTGCCAACGTATTGCTCACGCTGGCGGGCACCTTGATAGTGATAATCTGGCCGCTATTGCCATTCTAA
- the ybjM gene encoding inner membrane protein YbjM, whose product MLQRNNRWPASVLGVMLYTLVFIYAHHFWAAASEQAVRGQPELLLFLLPGMLMALLQPESPLVGTLWIALGGTLLGMMWLMLVIPMTHSALLIVAWSLSALFWAGCGALLVRLLRIMLAMRAE is encoded by the coding sequence ATGTTGCAGCGCAATAATCGCTGGCCAGCATCGGTTCTGGGCGTGATGCTTTATACGCTGGTGTTTATTTATGCACACCATTTCTGGGCCGCCGCCAGTGAACAAGCCGTGCGCGGACAACCAGAATTACTGCTGTTTTTATTACCGGGGATGTTAATGGCGCTATTGCAGCCAGAGAGTCCGCTGGTCGGCACGTTGTGGATTGCGCTGGGTGGCACGCTGCTGGGAATGATGTGGCTGATGCTGGTCATACCGATGACGCACAGCGCCTTGCTGATTGTGGCCTGGAGTTTAAGTGCGCTGTTCTGGGCGGGATGTGGGGCACTGCTGGTGCGCTTGCTGCGAATTATGCTGGCGATGCGGGCTGAATAG